A region of Lacinutrix sp. Hel_I_90 DNA encodes the following proteins:
- a CDS encoding T9SS type A sorting domain-containing protein, with protein MKIISLVTATVALLFNTIDFNVQQLSKKVLITPILLGFLVAHNLQAQELPPKAAYSYNIKQIHSGHSLTDPLFGEPWPGQYVNLMTDLRGTWAGDAIGKSTIPGSPIFWRWDNDSSANNYGAPSARHDIEDWELLVITEGIPIPTDGGTPPLITPANEYLSLYVNNAWNNGNQNNGAPTLLWTTWTNIDDSDGPWRATLDTYEQHWEEMMDYANDNKPVGATPVYIIPGHRMMARLYDDIQLNNVPGITTIDEFFSDTIHPNTIGAYAIAMIHYACIYNESPIGLTNDLSNDGSSGFVIPSPELALYLQTMIWDVVTNYSRTGVTDSSLSVSNNEVAEKRIIVYPNPTSETLFLNANNEAIKKVELYNMMGSLLHSKEIEATNYTIDVSSFSTGTYFLKVYASESILHKKILVNNKR; from the coding sequence ATGAAAATTATTTCTTTGGTAACTGCCACAGTTGCATTGTTATTTAATACGATAGACTTTAACGTCCAACAACTATCAAAAAAAGTGTTGATAACACCCATACTTTTAGGGTTTTTAGTCGCTCATAATTTACAGGCTCAAGAGCTACCTCCAAAAGCTGCTTATTCCTATAACATTAAACAAATCCATAGTGGTCATAGCCTAACAGATCCATTATTTGGTGAGCCATGGCCAGGGCAATATGTTAATCTTATGACCGATTTAAGAGGCACTTGGGCAGGTGATGCTATTGGAAAATCCACCATACCAGGTTCACCAATATTTTGGCGTTGGGACAATGATAGTAGTGCTAATAATTATGGTGCACCTTCTGCAAGACACGATATTGAAGATTGGGAATTATTGGTGATTACCGAGGGCATCCCAATCCCTACAGACGGTGGAACGCCACCACTAATAACGCCAGCCAATGAATACTTATCGCTTTATGTAAATAACGCTTGGAATAACGGAAACCAAAACAATGGAGCACCTACGTTACTTTGGACCACATGGACCAATATTGATGATAGCGATGGGCCTTGGCGAGCGACTTTAGACACCTATGAACAACATTGGGAAGAAATGATGGATTATGCCAACGATAATAAACCAGTGGGCGCAACACCCGTTTATATTATTCCAGGACACAGAATGATGGCTAGACTCTATGACGATATTCAACTTAATAATGTTCCAGGTATTACTACTATAGATGAGTTTTTTAGTGATACCATTCACCCAAACACTATTGGAGCTTATGCTATAGCCATGATACATTATGCCTGTATATATAATGAAAGTCCAATAGGTTTAACTAATGATTTATCCAATGATGGTTCCTCTGGATTTGTAATTCCGAGTCCAGAATTAGCACTATACTTGCAAACCATGATTTGGGATGTCGTGACCAATTACTCAAGAACAGGAGTAACAGATTCGTCTTTGAGTGTTAGTAATAACGAGGTTGCCGAAAAACGTATTATTGTTTATCCTAATCCTACTTCTGAAACGCTTTTCTTAAATGCAAATAATGAGGCTATTAAAAAAGTTGAACTCTACAATATGATGGGGTCTTTATTACATTCAAAAGAAATAGAAGCTACAAACTATACTATAGATGTTTCTTCTTTTTCAACAGGAACTTACTTTTTAAAAGTATATGCTTCAGAATCTATTTTGCATAAAAAGATTTTAGTAAATAACAAGCGTTAA
- a CDS encoding AraC family transcriptional regulator: MECATIFYDKEHYFPMHLHPDRYTFSYILNGSANLICNNSMFILKPGDLVIIPPFVAHQTLIEHFFHYKVIRVPKLHSFVSLNRSQLGLTIIKDDSLYNFQYNQWFDLIRTNDNEKIKIPHVFEPFLNNQTFDLTKSKVLLKEALIHLENNFNRPIPVEELSDLTHLSESHFQRLFKANIGISPMRYLQNLRIEKAKEYIKVRNGFTDIAYDTGFFDQSHFNKYFKINVGMIPKRYADLVKND; this comes from the coding sequence ATGGAATGTGCCACAATCTTTTATGATAAAGAACACTATTTCCCGATGCATTTGCATCCAGATCGTTATACGTTTTCATACATTTTAAATGGAAGTGCGAATCTAATATGCAATAACTCCATGTTTATTTTAAAACCAGGAGATTTAGTTATAATTCCGCCCTTTGTTGCTCATCAAACATTAATAGAACATTTTTTTCATTATAAAGTCATTAGAGTACCAAAACTCCATTCTTTCGTAAGTTTAAATCGCAGCCAATTAGGTTTGACTATAATAAAAGATGACAGCTTATATAATTTTCAATATAATCAGTGGTTTGATCTGATTAGAACTAATGATAATGAAAAAATCAAAATACCGCATGTATTTGAGCCTTTTTTGAATAATCAAACTTTCGATTTAACTAAATCAAAAGTTCTTTTAAAAGAAGCATTAATACATTTAGAGAATAATTTTAATAGACCAATACCAGTTGAAGAATTATCTGATTTAACACATTTAAGCGAAAGTCATTTTCAACGTCTTTTTAAAGCAAATATAGGAATCTCGCCTATGCGTTATCTACAAAATCTTCGCATTGAAAAGGCCAAAGAGTATATTAAGGTTAGAAACGGTTTTACAGATATCGCCTATGATACTGGCTTTTTTGATCAAAGTCATTTCAACAAATACTTTAAGATTAATGTAGGGATGATTCCTAAACGATATGCAGATTTGGTTAAAAATGATTGA
- a CDS encoding aspartate aminotransferase family protein, translating to MQYLNPEEVKEAQESLIRYCGEFSPFIAEKASGSYIYDKKGNAILDFTSGQMCSVFGHNHPKFIEILEKAGDSAIHLLSSILSPPVINLAKKLTSELPDSLTKCILLNTGSESNEVAIRMAKLVTGGFEIIGFSGSWHGMTAGAQSYTYSKTRKGYGPTMSGSLMIPAPYEYRCPIKHCNGSCDNTCLEVGMKMVDQQSVGAYAALIAEPLLSAAGIIELKPNYVKRLKELCDERGLLLIFDEAQTAMGRLGTTFAFERFDVVPDFLTLSKTLGGGLPLAAMVTTTEIEEECHKRGFVYMTSHVSDPFCASFGLAAFEILYEQELAKSASEKGLYLKGKLIQLQEKYECIGDVRGSGLLLGVEIVKDRETKIADDSLGQSICSRCLELGLNMNIVRMKEYGSVFRIAPPLTISKKEIDLGITMLDEAIHDCIK from the coding sequence ATGCAATATTTAAACCCTGAAGAAGTAAAAGAAGCCCAAGAATCATTGATACGCTATTGTGGTGAGTTTTCTCCCTTTATTGCTGAAAAAGCCTCTGGAAGTTATATTTATGATAAGAAAGGCAATGCAATCCTAGATTTCACCTCTGGTCAAATGTGTTCCGTATTTGGTCATAATCATCCAAAGTTTATAGAAATACTAGAGAAAGCGGGTGATAGTGCTATTCACTTATTAAGCTCTATCCTATCACCTCCAGTTATTAATCTTGCCAAAAAATTAACAAGCGAACTGCCCGATAGTCTAACCAAATGTATCTTATTAAATACAGGGTCTGAGTCTAATGAAGTTGCCATACGAATGGCAAAACTGGTTACTGGAGGTTTTGAAATCATAGGTTTTTCAGGTTCTTGGCACGGTATGACTGCTGGTGCACAATCCTATACCTATTCAAAAACAAGAAAGGGGTATGGGCCAACTATGTCTGGCAGTTTAATGATACCTGCGCCTTACGAGTATCGTTGCCCAATAAAACATTGCAATGGTAGCTGTGATAATACTTGTCTTGAAGTTGGTATGAAAATGGTAGACCAACAATCGGTTGGAGCATATGCTGCATTAATCGCTGAGCCTTTGTTGAGTGCGGCAGGCATTATTGAATTAAAGCCAAATTATGTTAAAAGGTTAAAAGAGCTATGTGATGAACGAGGCTTATTATTAATATTTGATGAAGCCCAAACTGCAATGGGTCGACTTGGGACAACCTTTGCTTTTGAACGGTTCGATGTAGTTCCCGATTTCTTAACTTTATCAAAAACGTTGGGAGGAGGCCTTCCTCTAGCTGCAATGGTTACAACTACAGAAATTGAAGAAGAATGCCATAAAAGAGGTTTTGTATATATGACTTCCCATGTATCAGATCCCTTTTGTGCATCTTTTGGATTAGCTGCCTTTGAAATACTTTATGAACAAGAATTAGCAAAAAGTGCTTCGGAAAAAGGTCTGTACTTAAAAGGAAAATTGATACAGTTACAAGAGAAGTACGAATGTATAGGTGATGTGAGAGGGAGTGGGCTTTTATTGGGTGTAGAAATTGTAAAAGATCGAGAAACAAAAATTGCCGATGACAGTTTGGGTCAAAGTATATGTAGTAGATGCCTCGAGTTGGGTTTAAATATGAATATAGTAAGAATGAAAGAGTATGGAAGTGTTTTTAGAATTGCTCCTCCATTAACCATAAGTAAAAAAGAAATAGATTTAGGCATTACGATGTTGGATGAAGCCATACATGATTGTATTAAATGA
- a CDS encoding AsmA-like C-terminal region-containing protein, whose protein sequence is MKLKFLNKRKFWWRFIVVMVLLPILFFSAVVLYIYSEQDHIIQNEIAVLNKQHQGLITIGDTHLSLFKNFPDISFKVDDVKIYETKDANAAAILDVADIYTGFNIWDIMNGNYSIRSLIIEEGFFDIVLHKDGTINLQNALESFEETETKSDAFVNIQLKSIKLHNLDIHKKDEKENTDLETFIYEGKGGFNINSELISAHIDTKFEMNLINNGDTTYVRHKHFELHTDLTLNQNTGLLTVKPSGIKMEHGDFEIEGSIDTKNELDLDLSIKGTKPNFDMLIAFAPEDVIPVLERYSNAGKIYFNALIKGPTRNQKTPFFDVHFGASEAFLENTDKGKRVDDMGFSGHFTNGEDRNLRTMKFSLTDMTAKLETGTFSGNLVVENFEEPEVNMQLNVDFNLDFMASFLNLTDIENTSGNVSLEMNFHDIIDLDQPELALNTLNQAYFTELKVTNLSVSSANLPASLKQLNAHLIMNGKKATLDQFDMLLGNSDVSITGYISDLPAIIHHTNTPVVAHLEIKSNVLDISEITRYSVIDSTGIDEQIKNLSTGFSFKSSAKAFTESQYLPEGEFFIDSLYAQLKHYPHELHDFHVDVLIGDKDLKIVDFTGFIDDSDFHFNGQVYNYGFWMQDQLNGDVDLDMTLTSNLLRLEDIFSYQGENYVPKDYRHEEFEKLVLHLNSSMHYKDSALHSIDLDLDKLNTKMHLHPLRFENFKGHFHYEDDHLVIQKFNGKIGRTVFGVDLNYYLGDDEAIKKRDNYLALKANYIDFDQLFNFNGSPSPATQVTKAKIGAETADVKEHAEAFNLYELPFTDMKFDVTVGHFIYHRIDLQNINANLRTTQNHYIHVDTFSMNAAGGNFKMSGYFNGSDPKHIYMKPDLVAEHVDIDKLLFKFENFGQDYLVSENLKGTVSSRINGKIRVYPDFVPDLDQSEIHMDVEVLNGKLQNYDPISMLSDYMGDKNLKNIKFDTLRNHLDITNGRITIPNMTIESTLGHLELSGTQDSDHNIEYYLRIPWKTVKKAARYKLFANKNNNGNEAEIEDDEIIERDPNKKVRYLNIKLHGNVDDFKVSMEKAKKPEKE, encoded by the coding sequence ATGAAATTAAAATTCTTAAACAAACGAAAGTTCTGGTGGCGCTTTATTGTTGTTATGGTATTACTACCAATACTATTTTTTAGTGCCGTAGTATTATATATTTATTCAGAACAAGACCACATTATTCAAAATGAAATTGCTGTTTTAAATAAGCAACACCAAGGTTTGATTACGATTGGTGACACCCATTTGTCACTTTTTAAGAACTTTCCTGATATTTCTTTTAAGGTAGATGATGTAAAGATCTATGAAACTAAAGATGCTAATGCAGCAGCAATCCTAGATGTTGCTGATATCTATACGGGTTTCAATATATGGGATATTATGAATGGAAACTATAGTATTCGGTCACTTATTATCGAAGAAGGCTTCTTTGATATTGTGCTACATAAAGATGGAACAATCAATCTTCAAAATGCTCTAGAATCTTTCGAGGAAACAGAAACAAAAAGTGACGCCTTTGTAAATATCCAACTAAAGAGTATTAAGTTACATAATCTAGATATTCATAAAAAAGATGAAAAGGAAAATACAGATCTAGAAACTTTTATTTATGAAGGTAAAGGTGGGTTCAATATAAATAGTGAACTAATTTCTGCTCATATAGATACCAAATTTGAAATGAATTTGATTAATAATGGAGACACCACCTATGTCCGTCACAAACATTTTGAACTTCATACAGACCTCACACTCAATCAAAATACGGGACTGCTTACCGTTAAACCTTCAGGTATTAAAATGGAACACGGTGATTTTGAGATCGAAGGATCTATAGATACTAAAAATGAGCTAGACCTTGACCTTTCGATAAAAGGCACAAAGCCAAACTTTGATATGCTCATTGCTTTTGCTCCAGAAGATGTTATTCCTGTTCTGGAACGCTACAGTAATGCAGGGAAAATCTATTTCAATGCTCTGATTAAAGGACCTACACGCAACCAAAAAACACCCTTTTTTGATGTACATTTTGGTGCAAGTGAAGCTTTTCTCGAAAATACAGATAAAGGTAAACGCGTTGACGATATGGGCTTTAGTGGCCATTTTACCAATGGAGAAGACCGCAATTTACGCACAATGAAATTCTCGTTAACAGATATGACTGCCAAACTAGAAACAGGGACGTTTTCAGGTAATCTTGTTGTTGAAAATTTTGAAGAACCTGAAGTGAATATGCAATTAAATGTTGATTTTAATCTAGACTTTATGGCCAGTTTTCTCAATCTCACAGACATAGAAAACACCTCTGGAAATGTTTCATTAGAAATGAATTTTCACGATATTATTGATCTAGATCAACCTGAACTTGCACTCAATACACTTAATCAAGCCTATTTCACAGAGTTGAAAGTAACAAATCTAAGTGTATCTTCTGCAAATCTTCCTGCGTCATTAAAACAACTCAATGCGCACCTTATAATGAATGGTAAAAAAGCAACTCTTGATCAATTTGATATGTTATTGGGTAACTCTGATGTATCCATAACAGGATACATATCTGATCTTCCTGCTATTATACATCATACCAACACTCCTGTAGTTGCGCATTTGGAGATTAAATCGAATGTACTTGATATTTCAGAAATAACCCGTTATTCTGTAATAGACAGTACAGGTATAGATGAACAAATTAAAAATTTAAGTACTGGCTTCTCGTTTAAATCATCGGCTAAGGCCTTTACAGAGTCGCAATACTTACCAGAAGGAGAATTTTTTATAGATAGTCTTTATGCTCAACTTAAACATTATCCACATGAATTACATGATTTTCATGTTGATGTTCTTATTGGCGATAAAGACCTCAAAATTGTAGATTTTACCGGTTTTATTGATGATTCAGATTTTCATTTTAATGGACAAGTATATAATTATGGCTTTTGGATGCAAGACCAACTTAATGGAGATGTAGATTTGGACATGACGTTAACATCAAATTTATTACGCTTAGAAGATATATTTTCATACCAAGGAGAGAATTATGTACCTAAAGACTATCGTCACGAAGAGTTTGAAAAACTAGTCTTACACCTTAATTCTAGTATGCATTACAAAGATTCAGCATTACATTCCATAGATCTAGATCTTGATAAGCTTAATACTAAAATGCATTTGCATCCTTTACGATTCGAAAATTTTAAAGGTCATTTTCATTATGAAGACGATCACCTCGTCATTCAAAAATTTAATGGTAAAATAGGTAGAACTGTTTTTGGTGTAGACCTTAACTATTATCTAGGCGATGATGAGGCTATAAAAAAACGTGACAATTACCTTGCATTGAAAGCAAATTACATAGATTTTGATCAACTTTTTAATTTTAATGGGTCACCTTCACCAGCGACTCAAGTAACAAAAGCTAAAATAGGAGCAGAAACTGCAGATGTTAAAGAGCACGCAGAAGCTTTTAATCTCTATGAACTACCATTTACAGATATGAAATTTGATGTAACTGTTGGTCATTTTATATACCATCGTATTGATTTGCAAAATATTAATGCCAATTTGCGTACTACACAAAATCATTATATCCATGTTGATACATTTTCTATGAATGCGGCTGGAGGTAACTTTAAAATGTCCGGCTATTTTAATGGTAGTGACCCAAAACATATTTACATGAAGCCAGATTTAGTTGCAGAGCATGTAGATATAGACAAACTACTGTTTAAGTTTGAAAACTTTGGACAAGATTATTTAGTGTCTGAAAATTTAAAAGGTACAGTTTCCTCTCGTATTAATGGAAAAATTAGGGTATATCCAGATTTTGTTCCAGACTTGGATCAATCAGAAATTCATATGGATGTCGAAGTACTTAATGGTAAATTACAAAATTATGATCCCATATCAATGTTATCTGATTATATGGGCGATAAAAATCTTAAAAACATAAAATTTGATACACTCAGAAATCATCTAGATATTACTAATGGACGCATAACAATACCTAACATGACTATTGAGTCTACGCTAGGACATTTGGAGTTGTCAGGCACACAAGATAGCGATCATAATATTGAATATTACTTAAGAATCCCTTGGAAAACCGTAAAAAAGGCAGCACGTTACAAACTATTTGCTAATAAAAATAACAACGGTAATGAAGCAGAAATTGAAGATGATGAAATTATAGAACGCGACCCTAATAAGAAAGTACGTTACCTCAATATAAAATTACATGGAAATGTAGATGATTTTAAAGTGTCAATGGAGAAGGCGAAAAAACCTGAAAAGGAATGA
- a CDS encoding CPBP family intramembrane glutamic endopeptidase has translation MKNKLSPILEITIVLSIMHIVKAVADHFKINGAGSIAIWCAIFIATLFMKRRKAMWRDLGLLLPKEKRQWFINIGLALATVLVVFLLMGLILDPILSHFGLEKPAEVANRFQFFLGKPILFITYLITVVWIGAALGEELLMRGYLLNRLTDVFGTNKIGWIVAMLIHAIIFGMLHVYQGLAGIITTTFIALIFGTVYLVAKKRLFPVILAHLIINTISLTAFYLTGGAVN, from the coding sequence ATGAAAAATAAATTATCTCCTATACTAGAAATTACTATAGTGTTGTCCATCATGCATATTGTTAAAGCTGTAGCTGATCATTTCAAAATTAATGGCGCTGGTTCAATAGCTATCTGGTGTGCTATTTTTATAGCAACCCTTTTTATGAAACGAAGAAAAGCTATGTGGCGCGATTTGGGGTTGCTTTTACCTAAAGAGAAACGCCAATGGTTCATTAACATAGGATTAGCCCTAGCAACAGTATTAGTGGTCTTTTTGCTTATGGGACTCATTTTAGATCCTATTCTATCGCATTTCGGATTGGAAAAACCAGCAGAGGTGGCCAATAGGTTTCAATTTTTTCTTGGAAAGCCGATACTATTTATTACTTATCTCATAACTGTGGTTTGGATTGGAGCTGCTTTGGGTGAAGAATTATTGATGCGTGGATATTTGCTAAACCGTTTGACCGATGTTTTTGGTACAAATAAAATAGGTTGGATTGTAGCCATGCTAATACATGCAATTATATTTGGAATGCTTCATGTTTATCAAGGGTTGGCAGGCATCATTACAACTACCTTTATTGCACTTATTTTTGGAACAGTTTATCTAGTAGCTAAAAAAAGATTGTTTCCGGTAATTTTGGCACATTTAATAATAAACACAATTAGTTTAACAGCTTTTTATCTTACTGGAGGGGCTGTGAATTAA
- a CDS encoding MBL fold metallo-hydrolase, whose amino-acid sequence MKYFNILTLIAFTLLSTSCTEAKTKKDTQANDQIESKLLTSSEFVQQKISDNLYVLKHQNYNTNIGVFIGAKSLLLIDPMSGNNNQQALLNAIKQLSGKPIKYVINTHNHMDHSGANGFFKELGATIISQENVKYSNAMFAVTFKNSYTIDMGNETVALYHSIAHTFDDVLVYFKTNNALFMGDTFMTNSFPHFYYGGGSKGHLDFIDKALALGDTNTIIVPAHGTLSSNKKTLTVYKEHSIKWINRIKQLHNEGKTSEDMVNDEQINQLSLFFNDGKSVSKQSIQRTLDKTISVDLVASVTIPENILKSYEGTYLYKNGQIDEIIYQNGKLLFRSKGQYIYEIVPLSETRFHINGEFPNKHLTFKNSGHEFEFFNGKETIVARKQS is encoded by the coding sequence ATGAAATACTTTAATATTCTAACACTTATTGCTTTTACACTCTTAAGTACTTCTTGTACCGAAGCGAAAACAAAAAAAGATACTCAAGCAAATGACCAAATCGAAAGTAAACTATTAACTTCTTCAGAATTTGTGCAACAAAAAATAAGCGATAATCTATATGTTTTAAAGCATCAAAACTACAACACCAATATAGGCGTTTTTATTGGTGCTAAAAGTTTGCTATTAATAGACCCTATGTCTGGCAACAATAATCAACAAGCCCTACTGAATGCTATAAAACAACTTTCTGGGAAACCTATCAAATATGTCATTAACACGCACAACCACATGGACCACAGTGGTGCGAATGGTTTTTTTAAGGAGCTTGGAGCTACTATTATTTCACAGGAAAATGTAAAATATTCAAATGCTATGTTTGCTGTGACATTTAAGAATTCTTATACCATAGATATGGGAAATGAAACCGTAGCATTGTACCACAGTATTGCTCACACCTTTGATGATGTTTTGGTGTACTTTAAAACCAATAATGCGCTATTTATGGGAGACACGTTTATGACCAATTCTTTTCCACATTTTTATTATGGTGGTGGCAGCAAAGGGCATTTAGATTTTATTGATAAAGCTCTAGCATTAGGTGATACCAATACTATTATTGTGCCTGCTCATGGGACGTTGTCATCAAATAAAAAAACACTTACGGTATATAAAGAGCATTCTATAAAATGGATAAACAGAATCAAACAGCTTCATAATGAAGGGAAAACGTCTGAAGACATGGTTAATGATGAGCAAATCAATCAATTAAGTTTGTTTTTTAATGATGGTAAAAGTGTCTCAAAACAAAGCATTCAACGAACGCTTGACAAAACCATCTCGGTAGATTTAGTGGCAAGCGTTACCATTCCTGAAAACATACTAAAAAGCTATGAAGGCACCTATCTATATAAAAATGGACAGATAGATGAGATTATCTATCAAAACGGCAAATTGCTATTTCGAAGTAAAGGCCAATACATTTACGAAATTGTACCACTTTCTGAAACCAGATTCCATATAAATGGGGAGTTTCCAAACAAGCACCTAACCTTTAAGAATTCTGGTCATGAGTTTGAATTTTTTAACGGTAAAGAAACTATAGTCGCCAGGAAACAGTCATAG